ttgagATGTTCTACGTTCCAAGGATGGCCGAGGGCCTTGCCGTTGGTGCCTCTTAGTCGATAAGTTCCCGAGCGAAGGATACCGATGACTTCATATGGTCCTTCCCAGGAAGGTCCGAGGGTTCCTTCCGTGGTATCCTTCGTCGCAAGCGataccttgcgcatgacccagtccccgaTTCGGAAAGAGCGGGGTCTGACCCTAGAGTCGTAATACCGAGACACACGCTGTTTGTAGGCTTCATTCCGAAGGTTGGCCTGTGCTCGGTGCTCCTCGAGTAGATCAAGGCTTAGAGACATGGCCTCCTCGTTCTCCTTCGGTGCGAAGGATTCCGTTCGGTAGGAAGGTTCGCCGATTTCCACGGGTACCACTGCTTCCGATCCAAAGGCCATAGAAAAAGGGGTTTCTCCAgtggacgttcggtaagacgttCGAATGGCCCACAGTGCTTCGGGAAGCTTTTCCGGCCAGGCTCCCTTTGCCTTGTCCAACTGCCGTTTCAGCAgtttcttcactattttgtttattgcttcgacCTGACCGTTCGACTGGGGATGGGCCGGCGAtgcaaaaaacaagttgattttcaaacgggtgcaaaattgcctgaagagttccgaatcgaattgcctgccgttatcggtaatgatagcatatgggataccgaatcggcaacatatgtgagtccagacgaaatcttcaatctttgctgccgttatggttgcaagaggttcggcttctacccatttggtgaagtagtcaacGGCAACCACTGCATATTTTACCTGCCCCTTGCCTTGCGGCATTGGGCCAATCAGGTCCAGTCCCCATTGTGCAAAAGGCCAAGGACTTACAATTGGTGTGAGAGGTTCGGCAGGGATATGTGGGACATTACCGAAGCGCTGGCATTTGTCACACCTCTTCACTAGTGAATTGGCGTCCTGATGCATGGTTGGCCAAAAGTATCCCTGCCGAAAGACTTTGTAGGCGAGAGATCGGGACCCGGAATGGTCGCCACACACACCGCTGTGAATCTCCCGAAGGATGTACTCCCCTTGCTCTGCCGTGAGGCATTTGAGATACGGGGTAGTGTAGCCGCGCTTGTAGAGTACATCGTTGATAACTGTGTATCTTGCTGATCGGTATCTCAGCTTTCGGGCCTGGGCTTTATCCTCAGGAAGGGTGCCGTTCGTCAGGTATAAGTAGATGGGAGACATCCATGTATCCTCATACCGTACGGCACACGCTTCGGAGGTTACCGTGCTCGGTTGGGCAAGGATCTCCACTGGTACCTTTCTTCCGACTTTGTCGTTTATCGCCGAAGCGAGTCTTGCCAAAGCATCGGCATGGCTGTTTTCGCCTCTGGGGATCTGTTTGATCTCGTATGCTTGGAAACTTCGGAGTAGCTGATGGGCGGTTGAAAGGTAGGCGTACATGGAGGCATCCTTGGCGGCGAAGTCTGCCGTTACCTGGTTCACAATGAGCTGGGAGTCGCTGTGAATTCGGATTTGCTTTGCATTCATGCTCTTGGCTAACCGAAGGCCGGCCAAGAGGGCTTCGTATTCCGCTTCATTGTTGGATGTCCGGAAGTCGAATCGGAGGGCGTATCGATCTTGAGTCCGTCCGGTGTTGTCAGCACCAAGCCCGCTCCGCATCCTTGCTGGTTTGCCGAGCCATCGACGTGCAAACCCCAGACGGGAGTTGATGTGTCGAGGCGTTCGGCGCCTGGTTGATCCGGCAAGATGGTCTCGGTAATTGCCT
Above is a genomic segment from Prunus dulcis chromosome 7, ALMONDv2, whole genome shotgun sequence containing:
- the LOC117635244 gene encoding uncharacterized protein LOC117635244; this translates as MNAKQIRIHSDSQLIVNQVTADFAAKDASMYAYLSTAHQLLRSFQAYEIKQIPRGENSHADALARLASAINDKVGRKVPVEILAQPSTVTSEACAVRYEDTWMSPIYLYLTNGTLPEDKAQARKLRYRSARYTVINDVLYKRGYTTPYLKCLTAEQGEYILREIHSGVCGDHSGSRSLAYKVFRQGYFWPTMHQDANSLVKRCDKCQRFGNVPHIPAEPLTPIVSPWPFAQWGLDLIGPMPQGKGQLDKAKGAWPEKLPEALWAIRTSYRTSTGETPFSMAFGSEAVVPVEIGEPSYRTESFAPKENEEAMSLSLDLLEEHRAQANLRNEAYKQRVSRYYDSRVRPRSFRIGDWVMRKVSLATKDTTEGTLGPSWEGPYEVIGILRSGTYRLRGTNGKALGHPWNVEHLKYYYK